gatatatccatatataaaatccgtatgtacTTTTCGTGCATGGTGGCGGGAGAGTTTTCTTGGATAACATCCGTATGTTAGTGCTATAATCCGTACGTAAGTAAAAACAAGTATTGTCTTACtggaaattaattattttaaaaaaaattgaaattatatttcattaattcgAAGCTGGTTTGGTAAAACACTCAGAGGTGTGTTCTCTCAAATCTCTCTCAAGCCCTGACTCTACACTCTCAGATCTCTCTGCAACCCTAACTTTAACTCTCCACTCTCCTTCTCTATTTTCACTTTCATATACAAAACCACTTCCGAATCTTAGGGTTTCATCCTCCTCTTcacttttccttcatttttaacCGATTAAAACCACTTTTCTACTGATTAAAACCCTTTCTGCCGTTTGTTCTTCGATTTCCACTGATTAAACCTCCATTTGCGCCGTTTAAACACTTTTGTACCGATCAATCTtgtgtttgaaccgattaatcggttcattttaaGTTTCTCCCCATTTTTAGGGTTCCTTCGGTCCAGATTAGGGTACTTCCTCCATTTTGGAGTTTTCCCCCAATCGTTCTAGCTTCTATTAATTCGTTTAGggttttttaacattttcttccAATCATTCTCCGTTTCGCTCTCAATCTCGAGTTCGTCTCATTATTTCGCTGCGTTTGCTCATCAAGGAAGCTTCGAAGGAGTTCGAGTCGAGTTCGCGTCGTTCTTTTGGTGATCTCCTCGGAGGCTCTTCCGTCAAGTGGCCGCAAAATCAATCACTTGGAAGCATAATAAACATGCTGACTacagtttttatttgtttttgacaGGCCATTGAACAACCTTTTGACGTCTTTGAAGAAGATTTTCACAATACACTATTCTCGCCTCTGGTTAGGGTGGAGAAAATGCTTCAATTATTGCAATACGAACTTCCAGGGGTTCCagaatttcttttttgtcttcTTCCTGAGAGGAATTCTGAACTATATGGTAACGTATATGATTCATCCTTAAATGtaattgttcaagtttcatTATTGATTAGAATTAATTGAATCTCGAAGGTCCGTGGAAAAAGAGGAATCTAGCTGATTTTGGGGTTGTTACACAGTGTATAGTGCCCCAAAGGTCAATGATCAGTATTTGACCAATGTTTTATTGAAGATCAATGCCAAGGTATGGTATTTTGCACTGTATTTATGCTCAACATCTTGTATTTCGTTTGTTATCACTGATTTTTGTTCATTGTGCAGCTTGGTGGCTTGAATTCTATTTTAGGAGCTGAACATGCTCCTTCTATCCCAGTTGTTTCCAGAGCTCCTACCATCATTATTGGCATGGACGTGTCTCATGGCTTCCCAGGGCAAACCGATATTCCTTCAATTGCAGCGGTAATTGTTCAGGAATCGTGTGTGTTGTTATGATGCGTATTTATTTCAAaccaataattatttaacattgCACAAGTAATATGTTGATGTTTAGGTGGTTAGCTCTATGGAGTGGCCTCTAATATCAAAGTATAGAGCATGTGTCCGAACCCAGTCTCCGAGGGTTGAAATGATTGACAATTTGTTTAAGAAAGTCTCCGATGGGGTGGATGAAGGCATAATTAGGTAAACgtatatttgtttgtaattcGTGAATTTGTCTATTGATGacatctattttattaaaatttggtttattgaTAGACGTAATATATATAGTTCTTTTATAGCCATTGCAGCTATATatgtatacaattttttattgtctttaataCACTTGTGGTTACTTTTCTAAGTTCATCCGTAGCTATTAAAGTATTTCTTGCATTATATTATGAAGTCAATTCCAGTTATGACAGCTATTGGAATTATGCTTTTAACAAGGTATATGTTATATGGAGctatacattatttattattttatcttatatttgcAGGGAATTACTTCTTGACTTCTATACAAGTTCTGGGAATAAAAAGCCTCAGAATATAATCATATTCAGGTTAACATTTTCCCAAATTTTAAATTGCGTTTGtactaatttttattgttttgatgttttattaaattttttgttctaGGTCTATGTATGGCTTCATTAAATTATTTCCcttttttaattgaatgattaattttagaattatgCTATGAAATTACGTTGATGGGGTATACTCTGCAAACCTTTATTTTTGtagttgttatttttattattttgtgaatatttgtaaaaatgttgtatattttattcttttagtactttctatattttttttactctatTTAGGAATGGAGTCATTGAGTCCCAGTTCAATCAAGTTTTAAACATCGAGCTGCATCAAATTATAGAAGTGCGTATTCGATGGCCTgatcaaacaatattttaactatGCGTTTGTTTATTCTGTggttaattacttttttaaattaggCTTGCAAGTTTTTAGATGAGAACTGGAATCCCAAATTTTTGGTTATTGTGGCTCAAAAGAACCACCATACATTCTTTCAATTAGATGTTCCCAACAATGTGTAGTGCTGCTAAAAAGATATTGTCTTTGCTATTGTAATTGACAGTGTTGTGTTATGGATGTTGTCTTTGGGTTTGTTGGCAATTATAGTTGTTGCAGACatatacatttttgttttattcaatttttctCTATTCTGCGGGGAGCGAAAAATGAGAACTTGAATGTGGGATTATGTTTGACTGTTCTTCAAtttccatatattttttattttacattgcTTGGGTCCATTTTCTAGGTCACCTGAAGTTTGAGGTTTGTGTCCATTTTACATGTCCCGCTCTTGTGTGTATTTCAAAATCATCGGCAATCAATCATTCTTTcacaatttattttgaaattccaAACTCTGAACATATTTTGGTGTTAATAAGGTTGATTGGGTTGCTTGTGTTGTTGGCAGTGGGCACTTTGTTGCAGAGGACAAGCTCTTGGTCTGAGTGAATGATCCGATGTTGGTCTTGGCATGCTGCTGGAGTGATCTCAAGGCATAATTCCACCTGCACACCCTTAGTTGATCCTTCAAGGCCTCCACTGCCCCAATGCTGGATGTAACAATCCAAGCTCTGGTTGCTGCACTCATGATAACTGCTATgaatttttgatgaaaaattgGTATGTGTTTTTTGGATGTGTTGATTGAGTGGTTTGTTCGTTTCTATATATATGTGGGTGATTGAGTGATTTTCAGGAAGGTGGTTAATGCCAAACCACAGGCTTGATCgtttctatatatatttctGTCAATCAATGTActtaagttatttataatgtattaaatttaggaacttaACTTTGACTGTAAAATTAAGGTAAATGTGTGGTCTATGTAAAATGCAGTTTAATCTTTTATagctttttgtttttctcttatgACTATGATTTTTTCGGCTCAATGAAGACTATCTTTGTATCATTCTTCACTCTGCTAATTGTGTTTGTCTTCACAGTTACTGTCACAAAGTCATCAAAGGGCTTAACTTGTGAGCAGGAAAAAGCCTTAGCGAAGCAATGCTTAGATTATCTAACCAAGAAAAGTGATGCCCCTTCAACTTCTTACTTCTATGGGATGAAACAAATCATATTTTCATCACCTATGAAGGAAGAAAAACGTGCTGCTTGTAACTGTCTAAAGGAATCAGGCTCTCAGGTTCCTAACCTAGATAAAGACAGAGACAATAATCTTTGCAAAGAGTGCAAAATCATGTCCAATGACTTGAATTGCCAAAAGTAAGACTTCTTTTTACGTATACAATTAATGTTAATAGCTTTCactcatttattttttcctGACAttgcttttcctttcttttcttttttttcagaCTTGATTAAGCTAGGAACTGTGGATTATGCTGGGAATTTTCTATTTCTGTTGAACTTctctcaaacatttttttttcagacttgATTAAGCTAGGAAATGTGGATTATGTTgggaattttttatttctcttcaaCTTCTGTCAAACATTATGTTGGGAAATGTGGATTATGTTGGATTATGctttgtagttttattttatttttatcagtaTATGAAACTATTAGTTATTGGGTATAAATGTGagatcatctaatttttttaaaaaaattatagttatatacggatttatccgtatgtaatttacatacgaattttatatacgaatttttccgtatgtaatttatatacagattttacatacggatttatccgtatgtaatttatatacagattttatatacggatttttccgtatataatttacatacaaatatatctgtatataatttatatacggatatatccgtatataaagtAGCTACGAcagttttatatacggatttttgtccgtatgtAAGTCGTATGTAATcaagtgttatatacggattttgggttttatatacggattttggttgtatgtaattcaattttttcttgtagtgttcaTTCAACAGTTGatcaaattgtttttgtttttgcttaCATTGAGAATGAGTATCTCCCAATTCCTTTAGCTGCGTCTAAACTCTTTGCAGTTCAACCCTCATGACGCCCCTGTCGGACGTGTACGCCAAATGCCAAATGGCCATAGCCGCTCGGCATGCTAGCTCAAGAGCTGCATCAGCTATCTGTTGCTCGGTCATTTTTTCAACCACTTTCTTTTCAGGATCATCCAGATTAAAGGCAATCTTGTGGCCCAGATTGAAAGCTGGATCCAACAAGCCACCAGGGAGAGGACGATCGCTAAGCTCCTCAACCTCCTTCATTTTTTTGGAGCTGGTTGGTTTGTCGACAAACTGACCCTTACGCTTCCTCACAAGCGGCTGTTccttgacgaccatcacatttGGAGAAGGCGGTCACTCGACCGGGGGAGGTTGGGCAGGACCCGAAAACTGACCTTCACGAGCGTTGGTTGATTTCGAACCAGCTATGGCCTTGAACCAATCACGTGCAGGTCCCTTTCTCCCCATAATATCTGCAAACAAAGGTCAATCTCCACATATCAATAACAGTCAGATAGCAATCAAAGATGTCAATAAGAAGAACATACCAAATACCCTTGAGCCAAAATCATCATGTTCAAGGCAATTTATAATTCGACGGGAAGAAAAGGGGCGTGGCAGCGCGGTCAAAACGTTTAGAGCGTCCAGTTCTTCGATAGTCATTTTATCCTCAGACCACGAGGTAAATTTCAATGGATCTTGAGTCCAGTACAACGGAAACTTAAGGCTACTATCCTCGTTGAAAAAGAACGGGCGACCTAGTTCAATGATTGACACTTTAaagaatttatctttaaaaccTCTATACGATTGGGAATACAACTCTAAAATAGCATTCCTAGGCTCAAAAATCAAGGAAACCCAACCCCTTTTTGCGGCTGGGCAGGCcctaaaaaaatgcaaaaacaaAGACGGGGTTGGTCTAATGGCCAAGGCTTGGCACATAACGGCAAACGCCTGGATATACCTACAGCTATTTGGGTGTAACTGTGTGGGAGCTACGTTTAGGGTTTTCAATACAGCCGTCTGGAAAACACTCAGAGGCAACCTCACGTACATATCAAGGAACACAGAGGAATAGAAGTAAAAGAAATCGTGGGCAGAGTTTTCTTTCCCATGAAAAACCCTTTCGTTTTCTCGGCAAGCCACCAACTTTATGCAGGGTTTATAACCTAGGGTCCTAAGGATACAACTATTCTCTACCCAATCCTGTAATACAAGTCTACTCTTAAACAAACTGGAAAAATCACTTACATCACGAGATGCCTATTCATAGTTGCTAACGCTGGGCAGCGACGACGATGAACATTCTGGGTTTTCGGTAATAACATTATCGTACAAAAACGCGCTCTCACCACTAAGAAGTGTAATGATTTCGCGGGGCATTTCGGCCGACGATGTCTCCGGCGTTTCAACGTTGCTTTGCCCCCTTTCTTCCCTCGACTCCGGTGCGCAATCTAAAATAGGACAAGGGTCCACGATTACCTGATAAGtaggaaagagaaggagaaggaaatcggagaaggagaagatgaaACTCAAGTAGAAATGACAAATGACGGTTGAAGTGCCTCACGCTTTTCTCAAACATCCTTTCGCATTAATGAGGGGAAACCTGACACAGAAGCGCTACATGCCGTCGGATCCACATAATCCAACGACTCTATTTTTGAGCCGTTACAACTGCCTCCAAAAGTGGGAAAACCTAAAGCGTCAAAATGAAACGGTGTGCAACAGCTACTTTCCCCAACGAACGTAACTTCGAGGTCCTATAGTTAACCTACCCATACAGACCGTGCtagttaactcggacttggggggcatgatGTATAGTACGatacctaaaccgagcggttgTTGTCAACCACAATTGATTGACCGATCGCTCTACTGACTATGGAGACGACTCGCTAACTACTTGCCATACTACCTGCCATACTAAACGCAGTTCATCTATCCTTTAGTTAACAACGATCGTCAATTCTCTATATCCAGATCAAAGCGTTTGTCACAAGTCAAGCGACATTACGACACTATCGTTTGTCACAAGTCAAGTGACA
This window of the Vigna angularis cultivar LongXiaoDou No.4 chromosome 7, ASM1680809v1, whole genome shotgun sequence genome carries:
- the LOC128197806 gene encoding protein argonaute 4A-like, yielding MVAGEFSWITSAIEQPFDVFEEDFHNTLFSPLVRVEKMLQLLQYELPGVPEFLFCLLPERNSELYVYSAPKVNDQYLTNVLLKINAKLGGLNSILGAEHAPSIPVVSRAPTIIIGMDVSHGFPGQTDIPSIAAVVSSMEWPLISKYRACVRTQSPRVEMIDNLFKKVSDGVDEGIIRELLLDFYTSSGNKKPQNIIIFRNGVIESQFNQVLNIELHQIIEACKFLDENWNPKFLVIVAQKNHHTFFQLDVPNNVPPTLIEGKTRVPDVQE